A segment of the Candidatus Pelagisphaera phototrophica genome:
ATCAAGCCAGGATTGCCAGGACCGGCACCAACCAAATAGACTGACCCCTTAGGCATGACCTAATTCGAGCTGCTGAATTAGCTGATCTGCTATTTCAGTCGGTTTTTCCTTAGCGTACTGAATGGGAATCGATCTGGATACCCTACCACAATCCTTGTGATAGATTCGCAGTTTCCCGTCGGAGTAATTTACTGCGAACGCAACCTGGCAACCCCCTCCAAGACGTTTCATAAACGCTCTCTCTAGACCTACTGCAATGCTCGTAGATGAGTCAAGAGCCCGTTCGTACTCCGGCACATCGCTCGTACGACACTGAATAGCTACCGCCGCTTGCCCAACCGCGGGAACACAATCATCCAAGCCAAGCTTAACAAACTCTGTTCCTTCCGACCCAACGATTCCCAGTCTCTTAAGACCGGCTGCCGCCAGTACCGTTGCATCTGCATAGCCTTCCGCTATTTTATTCAAACGCGTATCCACATTTCCGCGAATTTCGATGAATTCAGCCTTCGGATACAGGAATCTCAATTGGATCCGGCGACGCGGACTTCCGGTTGCAATCACCTTTGGTATTTCTATCCCCTTTTTCAATACTAGCACGTCTTCCGGGCTCTCTCGCGGCAGAAACCCGGCAATAGAAAGTCCTTTCGGCATTTCGGAAGGGAGGTCTTTTGCGCTGTGAACCGCAAAATCAGCTCGCTTCTCGAGTAGCGCATCTTCCAGCTCTTTCGTAAACAGCCCTTTTCCTCCCTCCTTTTCCAAAGACCATTCCCGCTGCCTGTCCCCTGTCGTGACCATTTTTTCGACGCGGTACACCGTTCCAGGGATTGCTTGCTCAAAACAAGCCACTGCCATTTCCGCCTGCTTCAGAGCGAGAGGGCTTTTCCGGGTCGCCACAACAAACTCTTTAGCTGGCTGTATCATGGCTGAAGGAATCTATTTAAAAGGCGTTCTAGCAGAGTAACTGCCAGAAAGTTTAGCGGTGCATCGCTAGATTGCCAGTACGGCCTAGCTCTATGATACCGAACTTCTCGATCAGGTTCAGAAATGCAGTAATCTTGCCTTCGTCTCCGGTAAGCTCCGCCACCAAATCCTCATGTTGTACACTTATGATATTTGCCCGAAACAATTCGCATATCTGGATGAGTTCCGATCGATTTTCCGCACTCACCTTTATTTTCACTAGAATCAATTCGCGCGAAACC
Coding sequences within it:
- the hemC gene encoding hydroxymethylbilane synthase; this translates as MIQPAKEFVVATRKSPLALKQAEMAVACFEQAIPGTVYRVEKMVTTGDRQREWSLEKEGGKGLFTKELEDALLEKRADFAVHSAKDLPSEMPKGLSIAGFLPRESPEDVLVLKKGIEIPKVIATGSPRRRIQLRFLYPKAEFIEIRGNVDTRLNKIAEGYADATVLAAAGLKRLGIVGSEGTEFVKLGLDDCVPAVGQAAVAIQCRTSDVPEYERALDSSTSIAVGLERAFMKRLGGGCQVAFAVNYSDGKLRIYHKDCGRVSRSIPIQYAKEKPTEIADQLIQQLELGHA